Proteins co-encoded in one Streptomyces roseochromogenus subsp. oscitans DS 12.976 genomic window:
- a CDS encoding DsrE family protein: protein MTKKLVIKVTAGADAPERCSQAFTVAAVAVASGVDVSLWLTGESSWFALPGRAAEFELPHAAPLPDLIESILAAGRITLCTQCAARREITEKDVIEGVRIAGAQVFVQEALADGTQALVY, encoded by the coding sequence ATGACCAAGAAGCTCGTGATCAAGGTGACGGCGGGGGCGGACGCCCCCGAGCGCTGCTCGCAGGCCTTCACCGTGGCGGCGGTGGCCGTGGCCAGCGGTGTCGACGTCTCGCTGTGGCTGACCGGGGAGTCGTCCTGGTTCGCGCTGCCGGGGCGGGCGGCGGAGTTCGAGCTGCCGCACGCCGCCCCGCTGCCGGATCTGATCGAGTCGATCCTCGCCGCCGGGCGGATCACGCTGTGCACACAGTGCGCGGCCCGGCGGGAGATCACCGAGAAGGACGTCATCGAGGGCGTACGGATCGCGGGGGCGCAGGTCTTCGTGCAGGAGGCGCTGGCGGACGGGACGCAGGCGCTCGTCTACTGA
- a CDS encoding helix-turn-helix domain-containing protein yields the protein MPQRLVITGRSQEPRGRFVEELRRLRTERGLSLRDLAKEVGWDASLFSKMESGRTLGGPEVVQALDQFYGTPGLLVTLWELAVADPTQFREQYRRYMLLEAEAISLWHYAVSAPPGLLQTAGYAHEALAVGWIKGPELEQQVEARLGRRQLLDGDDPPLFRVILSEAVLRTSLRDERAWRGQLEHLAESAERQNITLQVLPFSAGPHGLMNTAVMFLRLPGGRTVAYSENDLRGELIEEDTSVELLQRRYDAMRDLALSPAESRKFILRMLEEVPCEPST from the coding sequence ATGCCACAGCGGTTGGTGATCACGGGACGGAGCCAGGAGCCAAGGGGGCGGTTCGTCGAGGAGTTACGGCGTCTGAGGACCGAGCGGGGTTTGAGCCTGCGGGACCTCGCGAAGGAAGTGGGCTGGGACGCGTCCCTGTTCAGCAAGATGGAGAGCGGGCGAACGCTTGGCGGGCCCGAGGTCGTACAGGCGCTGGATCAGTTCTACGGGACGCCGGGATTGCTGGTGACGCTGTGGGAGCTGGCGGTGGCGGATCCGACGCAGTTCAGGGAGCAGTACCGGCGCTACATGCTGCTGGAGGCGGAGGCCATCAGCCTGTGGCACTACGCCGTGAGCGCACCGCCGGGCCTGCTCCAGACGGCCGGGTACGCACACGAGGCGCTTGCCGTGGGTTGGATCAAGGGCCCTGAACTGGAGCAGCAGGTCGAAGCACGCCTAGGGCGACGACAGTTGCTGGACGGTGACGATCCACCGCTGTTCCGCGTCATCCTCTCCGAGGCCGTGCTGCGTACTTCGCTGCGCGACGAGAGGGCGTGGCGGGGTCAGTTGGAGCACCTGGCGGAGTCCGCCGAGCGCCAGAACATCACCCTCCAGGTGCTGCCGTTCAGCGCTGGCCCCCACGGCTTGATGAACACCGCCGTGATGTTCCTGCGGCTGCCGGGCGGTCGGACGGTCGCCTATTCCGAGAACGACCTGCGTGGTGAACTCATCGAAGAAGACACCTCAGTTGAGCTGCTACAGCGTAGGTACGATGCGATGCGTGACCTGGCGCTGTCACCGGCCGAGTCGCGGAAGTTCATCCTGCGGATGTTGGAGGAAGTGCCGTGCGAGCCATCGACCTGA
- a CDS encoding DUF397 domain-containing protein — MRAIDLSGVTWRKSSYSNTSGGECIEVSDDFLSVADWRKSSYSNPDGGECVEVADNLPLVPVRDSKDTTRTPLLIGAGAWADFVEGVKRG; from the coding sequence GTGCGAGCCATCGACCTGAGCGGCGTGACCTGGCGCAAGAGCAGCTACAGCAACACGAGCGGGGGCGAGTGCATCGAAGTCTCCGACGACTTCCTGAGCGTCGCAGACTGGCGCAAGAGCAGCTACAGCAACCCGGACGGCGGCGAGTGCGTCGAGGTCGCCGACAACCTCCCCCTCGTCCCCGTCCGTGACAGCAAGGACACCACCCGCACCCCCCTGCTGATCGGCGCGGGCGCCTGGGCGGACTTTGTCGAGGGAGTCAAGCGGGGGTGA
- a CDS encoding FABP family protein — MIEIPSDLHKDLVPLAFLLGNWAGAGVHDFPGSEKCNFGQEVSFTHDGRDFLEYHSHTWVLDQDGNKVRALESESGFWRIDADRKVEVTMTRDDGVIEIWYGEMADKKPQIDLVTDAVARTAVSQPYSGGKRLYGYVKSDLMWVGEKQTPDVELRPYMSAHLKKVVTPEDVERWAKALPDDMPDDGIAFFK, encoded by the coding sequence ATGATCGAGATCCCGTCCGACCTGCACAAGGACCTCGTCCCGCTCGCCTTCTTGCTCGGCAACTGGGCCGGTGCGGGCGTGCACGACTTCCCCGGCTCGGAGAAGTGCAACTTCGGGCAGGAGGTCAGCTTCACCCATGACGGCCGGGACTTCCTGGAGTACCACTCGCACACCTGGGTGCTGGACCAGGACGGCAACAAGGTCCGCGCGCTGGAGTCGGAATCCGGCTTCTGGCGGATCGACGCCGACCGCAAGGTCGAGGTGACGATGACCCGCGACGACGGTGTCATCGAGATCTGGTACGGCGAGATGGCCGACAAGAAGCCGCAGATCGACCTGGTCACGGACGCCGTCGCCCGGACGGCCGTCTCGCAGCCGTACAGCGGTGGCAAGCGGCTCTACGGGTATGTGAAGAGCGACCTGATGTGGGTCGGCGAGAAGCAGACGCCCGACGTCGAGCTGCGCCCCTACATGTCGGCCCACCTGAAGAAGGTTGTCACCCCGGAGGACGTCGAGCGCTGGGCCAAGGCCCTGCCCGACGACATGCCGGACGACGGCATCGCGTTCTTCAAGTAG
- a CDS encoding Fur family transcriptional regulator: MVSTDWKSDLRQRGYRLTPQRQLVLEAVDTLEHATPDDILVEVRKTASGVNISTVYRTLELLEELGLVSHAHLGHGAPTYHLADRHHHLHLVCRDCENVIEADVAVAAEFTAKLRAQFGFDTDMKHFAIFGRCEDCSLKLKSSTTAS; encoded by the coding sequence GTGGTGAGCACCGACTGGAAGAGCGACCTCAGGCAGCGCGGCTACCGGCTGACTCCGCAGCGCCAGCTTGTCCTCGAAGCCGTGGACACCCTTGAGCACGCGACCCCCGACGACATCCTCGTGGAGGTGCGGAAGACGGCGTCGGGGGTCAACATCTCCACGGTCTACCGGACCCTGGAGCTGCTGGAGGAGCTGGGCCTGGTCAGCCACGCCCACCTCGGGCACGGTGCGCCGACCTACCACCTCGCCGACCGCCACCACCATCTGCACCTGGTGTGCCGTGACTGCGAGAACGTGATCGAGGCCGATGTGGCGGTCGCCGCCGAGTTCACGGCGAAGCTCCGCGCGCAGTTCGGCTTCGACACCGACATGAAGCACTTCGCGATCTTCGGCCGGTGCGAGGACTGCTCGTTGAAGCTGAAGAGTTCAACTACCGCGTCGTAG
- a CDS encoding YgfZ/GcvT domain-containing protein yields the protein MKSPLLSLPGAVPAEGVDEGVAAHYGDLFREQRALADGTGFVDLSHRGVVTVSGEDRLSWLHLLLTQHVSELPPGEATEALILSAHGHIEHALYLVDDGTTVWAHVEPGTQDALIAYLESMKFFYRVEVADRTADFGVVHLPAGSIAEVPEGVVVRETAYGRDLFLPREDLESFAATHGPAAGLLAYEALRVEHHRPRLGFETDHRTIPHELGWIDTAVHLQKGCYRGQETVARVQNLGKPPRRLVFLHLDGSDVHLPVPGTELRVADEGPEGRKIGFVTTSVRHHELGPVALALVKRNVPLHARLLAGETAAAQEVVVEP from the coding sequence ATGAAGAGCCCTCTGCTGTCCCTGCCCGGCGCCGTCCCCGCCGAGGGTGTGGACGAAGGTGTCGCCGCCCACTACGGCGACCTGTTCCGCGAGCAGCGCGCCCTCGCCGACGGCACCGGTTTCGTCGACCTCTCCCACCGGGGAGTCGTCACCGTCTCCGGCGAGGACCGGCTGAGCTGGCTGCATCTGCTGCTCACCCAGCACGTGAGCGAGCTGCCGCCCGGCGAGGCCACCGAGGCGCTGATCCTGTCCGCGCACGGGCACATCGAGCACGCGCTGTACCTGGTGGACGACGGTACGACCGTCTGGGCGCACGTGGAGCCCGGTACGCAGGACGCGCTGATCGCGTACCTGGAGTCGATGAAGTTCTTCTACCGGGTGGAGGTCGCCGACCGGACCGCCGACTTCGGCGTCGTCCATCTGCCGGCCGGGTCGATCGCCGAGGTACCCGAGGGCGTCGTGGTCCGCGAGACGGCGTACGGCCGTGATCTGTTCCTGCCGCGCGAGGACCTGGAGTCCTTCGCGGCCACGCACGGTCCGGCCGCGGGTCTCCTCGCCTACGAGGCGCTCCGCGTCGAGCACCACCGGCCCCGGCTCGGCTTCGAGACCGACCACCGGACCATCCCGCACGAGCTGGGCTGGATCGATACGGCGGTGCATCTGCAGAAGGGCTGCTACCGGGGTCAGGAGACGGTCGCCCGCGTCCAGAACCTGGGCAAGCCCCCGCGCCGGCTGGTCTTCCTCCACCTGGACGGCAGCGACGTCCACCTCCCGGTACCGGGCACGGAGCTCCGCGTCGCGGACGAGGGCCCCGAGGGCCGCAAGATCGGTTTCGTGACGACCTCGGTACGGCATCACGAGCTCGGGCCGGTGGCTCTGGCCTTGGTGAAGCGGAAC